ATCTCCTATCGTTCCTAGCGGAGAATTTTGCAAAGTGTGGGGACTGAATGATATTAAAATTGGGGATATTATCGGTGAACGGACTGATTATATAAAAGATATTCACTTTGCCGAACCACAAATAGAAGCTGCTATTGAAGCATTACCAAAAGAGCAAATTCATGATTTATACGCTGCTCTTATGGAACTATGCGAAGAAGATCCGCTCATTAAAGTGTGGAAAGATGATGTTCATAATGAACTATATATTCGCCTTTTCGGTGAAGTACAAAAAGAAGTAATTGAAACAACACTTTTTGAGAAATATAATTTGCAGGTTACTTTCTCAAATACGCGGGTTGTATGTATTGAGAAGCCAATTGGCGCAGGAAATACCATTGAAGTCATGGGTGAAAAAACGAATCCATTTTACGCAACAATTGGCTTTAAAATCGAACGTGGTGAACTGAATTCTGGCCTAACATATAAGTTAGGCGTTGAACTTGGATCACTTCCATTAGCATTTCATAAAGCGATTGAAGATACTGTATTTCAAACGTTAAAACAAGGATTATGTGGATGGGAAGTTACGGACATTATCGTCACGTTAACCCATACAGGTTATGCAAGCCCTGTTACAACAGCCAGTGATTTTAGAAACTTAACACCACTTGTACTAATGGATGCTTTAAAGCAAGCTGAGACATGTGTATATGAACCAGTAAACGAATTCGAATTAACTGTCCCAGAGCATGCAATTAGTACTGCAATGTATAAACTAGCTGCTATTCCAGCAACTTTTAGTGAGCCTATATTCAATAATGACTCCTACCATTTAACAGGATCATTACCTGTTGCGAAAACAGAGAATTTTAAGCGAATGCTCCATTCATTCACTGAAGGAGAAGGCATTTTTACAACGAAGCCATCTGGTTACAAAGAACTGAAGGCTCCCTTCCCTACTCGAAAACGTGTTGATTATAATCCGCTGCATCGTAAGGATTATTTGCTTCATGTGTTGAAGGCTTATTAAAGTAAAAGAGGTGCAAATTGCACCTCTTTTTTGTATGTATTGATAGATTAGTTTGTCCTAATAACTTCTTTAAGTTTTTCTATTATATTTGCTATCGCCTCAATTGAATTCTCTGTCTCATATTCCCCAACATTTACAGAATGATTTGCATTTTTAACAACATCGATCGTTAGATTCGTTTTATGTAACTGATCGATTTGATCTGCATTGTATTGGTGATCTTTATCTCCAATTACTAAAAGTCCTTCATGATGACTATGTAGGATCGAATCAAAAATGGAATCAAAAGTTAGTAAAGGTGTAAGTAGTATCATTTTTGAATGTAAAAACTCTGCTCTCTTCATTAAATCATTTGCAATCGGAATGGTTCCGAGTGACTTCCCTAAAAACATAGTCTCGTTGTATTGCTCAGCTTTTAATACTTCATTCATTACAGGATTAATATCATCCATCATTACTTTCGTTAGTTCTTCTATTGGTTTATTCATTACTTGTTCGTCATAAGAATAATGAATATGTACTACATCTATTTTATTTTGGAGCATAAGCATCGTCGCATAATAAAATAGCGGTTTATCGTAATTATATCCAGAACCTGAAAACATAAAGCAAACCATACTGGAACCCTTTTTTTGATATGTGTGTAATGAATTACTTTGTCATTTATATGTATCTCTTTTTTAGTCCCCTTCACCTTTTTCCCCTCCGAATATATTTACTTTTGTAAAACAATATGTTCTGTATGGACTGTTATATCCTTTACTTTCTCTTTTAAAAATGCAGGCTGTAAGTTATATGCATACAGTTCTTCTACCGGCACCCATCTAAACAAATACGTTCTATCCTCTTCTTCCAAAATATATTGATCCGCTCCATTCGCAGGTAACTCATGTAGCTCTACTTCATAGTAAAAACTAATTTCATGAAACTTTCGTTCAGAAAGTGTAAAGAAATTTTCTACTGACCATATTAATCTCTTTACCTCAATAGGAACCGCTAACTCTTCAGCAAGTTCTCGTTTTAACGCATCTTCACTATTTTCTAACATTTTCACTCTTCCGCTTGGTACGTACCAAAAACCTTCACCGTCACCTTGCAGAATGAGTATGTTATTATTATGTTTACAAATTGCTCCGACGCGGTAATTAAAACATATTTCCTCGACTTTAAACTTTCAATCCACACCGATTGCCCCTATACTTTATTTAAAAATCGCAATAAAACCATTATGTATGTGCTGTACAAATAAGATTACTAAATTTTTCTATTTCATTCAATGAGTTTTGAACTTTCCGATAATTATTTTTATTTTTTATCATTACATTGATATAGTTACTTTACACTTTATCATGTCTTATCTAATGAAAAATTCGACGATATCGAGTTTAACTGGAATGAAGATGACGAAGAAGGTTAAAAAAGATGTTTCCTAAGTTATGGGAAGTATATGGGGAAGAACCGATTGAATGATAGATAAATATTAGGACTCTGTTTAACCAATAGACAGAGTCCTGTTTTCATAGAATTCTTATTTACACTCTCTTTGTTTCATTCCATTTATTTAACAGCTCCTTTTCTCTTTCAATTGAAATGCCTGCTTTTAATTCCCATTCGTCCATTCTCTTCATCCACTCATACACATCTGTAACTGTATGTTCTAACTTCCTAAAAGTAAGCCCTTCTTTCACAGCACTCTCAATACTAATAGAAAAACCACCTTTCCACGGCTTCGTCTCACCTTCTAATGAAAAAGTTTCTGGAAGCCATAGTGGCATCTCTGTCCAAGGCCGTACTTTATGTTCATTCATAAATGATTCATCTACCCAAACGAATGCAGCATCACTATTCGTAACCTTTTTACACGTATTTAATAGCTCTTCCATCGTCAATTCATAATTCGGACCTGTAACATTGAATGTACCTACTTTATTATTTTCTGCCATGTTTAGTCCCCAGTTTGCGACGTCTTTTATATCAACTATCTGCACTGGACGGTCTTTTCTTCCTGGAACTAACACTTCTCCTCCCTTTGCTACACGCCCAATCCAGTATGGAAGTCGATCTGTATAATCAAACACCCCTGAAAGGAGTCCTGCTCTTACGTGTAAAACACGTCCCGGCCAATACTTCTCTGCTTCTGTTTCACACAATACTTTCAGCGCACCGTAATACTCATAAGGAGAAACTTCACCATTCTCCACAGCCTTTATTTGATCACCCGTTGGTTCGGGTTGTAATATATAATCTTCTTTTATATGAGGTGGAATCCAATCTTTGTATACGGAAAGACTTGAAATGAATATATAATGCT
This Bacillus paramycoides DNA region includes the following protein-coding sequences:
- a CDS encoding SDR family oxidoreductase, with product MKVLILGGTRFLGRAFVEEALKRGNEVTLFNRGTNKEIFPEIEQLIGDRNDDVSSLVNRKWDAVVDTCGFSPHHIRNIGEVLQNNIKHYIFISSLSVYKDWIPPHIKEDYILQPEPTGDQIKAVENGEVSPYEYYGALKVLCETEAEKYWPGRVLHVRAGLLSGVFDYTDRLPYWIGRVAKGGEVLVPGRKDRPVQIVDIKDVANWGLNMAENNKVGTFNVTGPNYELTMEELLNTCKKVTNSDAAFVWVDESFMNEHKVRPWTEMPLWLPETFSLEGETKPWKGGFSISIESAVKEGLTFRKLEHTVTDVYEWMKRMDEWELKAGISIEREKELLNKWNETKRV
- a CDS encoding NUDIX hydrolase — protein: MCFNYRVGAICKHNNNILILQGDGEGFWYVPSGRVKMLENSEDALKRELAEELAVPIEVKRLIWSVENFFTLSERKFHEISFYYEVELHELPANGADQYILEEEDRTYLFRWVPVEELYAYNLQPAFLKEKVKDITVHTEHIVLQK
- a CDS encoding translation factor GTPase family protein, producing the protein MKTINIGIVAHVDAGKTSLTERILYETNVIKEIGRVDSGNTQTDSMALEKQRGITIKASVVSFYINDLKVNVIDTPGHADFIAEVERSFRVLDGAILVIPAVEGVQAQTKILMRTLQKLNIPTILFVNKIDRSGANTEKVVKQIKKILSNETSPFYSARNEGTKDAHIIVYKSYDDCMELLAPYNESLLASYVNDEIVPNTLLRNELIKQIAQANVFPIFFGSAMTGMGVTELLENISSLFPANKPAENETLSGVVFKIEREPSGEKIAYVRVFSGRLHVRKYVDIQRGDVLAHKEKIKKICMFHNGDVVQSPIVPSGEFCKVWGLNDIKIGDIIGERTDYIKDIHFAEPQIEAAIEALPKEQIHDLYAALMELCEEDPLIKVWKDDVHNELYIRLFGEVQKEVIETTLFEKYNLQVTFSNTRVVCIEKPIGAGNTIEVMGEKTNPFYATIGFKIERGELNSGLTYKLGVELGSLPLAFHKAIEDTVFQTLKQGLCGWEVTDIIVTLTHTGYASPVTTASDFRNLTPLVLMDALKQAETCVYEPVNEFELTVPEHAISTAMYKLAAIPATFSEPIFNNDSYHLTGSLPVAKTENFKRMLHSFTEGEGIFTTKPSGYKELKAPFPTRKRVDYNPLHRKDYLLHVLKAY